The Erinaceus europaeus chromosome 11, mEriEur2.1, whole genome shotgun sequence DNA window catcaaatcgatggggtttacagtcaacaatatttataccctttccccaTATTTCGGAGCTAGGCTTTTTCCCTGAtctagatttctggtcctttttccagccatgatatcatctccccagacaataacttggaaccactgccatatcagatttcatgcttaggggcaaaaagaaagagaaaaaaaaactattgtagccacagaccctttggaatataactaaaatatgcctacttgtcaggctgagcttcactgacgggagacagacgaaatgggactcatggttgagctgtacgcagtatctctttattcatgcaggacgcagaacaatctaagccaagttaagctaaactaaaactaaactaaaacaaacaatgttgtctttatatatacttcccaagtagggtgtgaacaggatgtgacatagagagggtggagagaaaagtgactggtggaagatcagggtgtgacaaggagagggggcagagcaggtgagaattctaccactgaaccaccaatgctctggagggaaggtggtgctttatgtaaatttaaaagtgatttatgtaaatagaccgcagctttgaatgggatcaaactaatctcatatagacatactggtgtttaagccagggggagctggcatactatccaacatctccccctttctttttaactatttgccatagtatcaggaatgcaggacactttgtgaggcagggagactgataagaggcacaccttttggggttctactgtcccttcttgctcaacctctctgtagagagagagactaacaggattgacacacccctcaggctcaagcccttccaagctcaaccacatcctcacaataccccaacatctccctcttacttaatggccatatataactgggtcaatgtctgtaaaaggcttcatctctgtcaggggaatagcagtgtaggggtgaacagaaacctatatcatacaggcgttttcaaaagaactggcatacgacatggaggaacaaaataggagagcagcaataaccagtgtgatgccaaggggagcgtttcttacctcaaaggacaaggcctagcaggcgaaagggcatttcttgcctctgggggcatctattgcctctgggggcgcttcttGCGTCTGTGGGCATCTCTCGCCTCAAGggcattttctgcctctgtgggcatgacctattAAGGAgaggggagttttctgactctgggggcaGAGCCTGCCGGcaaggggacatggcctataaagccccaaggcagctggctgcagtcagtctttgagaaacccagcagtgtgtaccagtaagtccaatggaagtgtctgcttttctgtagagagtgagctttggagtctgtgaatctgtctcttcaggttgtgccaggtcacatcattggtttccaggggtgtgttgtagtcattccattttgtgggcgatgtcagagaacaggggtccaaatggatttccaggaattccatttgagtagatgttttttcatgtgaagacttaacagctgaaattcacttacttgtcaaataaaacttgtagcagattagaagtttactataattgataactccattataattggaagtcctttctagtatgattttaaggttgtttaaacagtttaaactcaataaaatgtggaaaggtaaacagaagaaccacggttagaagcctcaggcatgagaatatttaACATAATcgttgcactatctgccccactcataactcatacagttttcaggattaaacgtttcagatttatgccaagatgtaaaaaagaatgaaaggaggaaaaagacaattttttggattgtttctggatgtctctagaaatcatggctgcatccagcattttttttaagtcaatgtcatatacaaaaattcagtcattcatccctcaaatcactctcttatgaaacacaacttgaaccagattgtCCAGatttcaccatgtagcatcatgagtccccggagggcatcctagtccaaaaagctcctcgaaattccatttagggtgcttctgactgttcctgcaggattgcaggcacccatttttaaaagcatcttcccatcgaagaaagaatcgaatcaggagagtagaactaaccacgtgtctccattcttggggactcccagggtactggagaatgctcctcaaactagagtagtccttctccatgggaaacatgcgagaagaagtccagaaagtcccaggggaaatctccgtgcatatcccaaggtctacgatcacggtcataaagaaccaaattgtggcccagagcaaaatgtagtccttttcataaggaaacatgggagagggaatccagaaagtccaaggagaaatctcagtgcatctcccaatctCTATGAGtagggtcataagaaaccaaagttcccggtcagggaaccaaagtgtgtcccagagcaaaatgttccagagacagagaaactgtctcatgatgaaacagtagaggttttggcaaacctcttcataagtagaaaggcaacccatggtggatgggtagccaggtTTACTTATCTGGGAGATGGGCGGTTTAGGTCCCACAtcggtgccggtccctgtttcaggcgCCATTATGTCGTGCTGAgattcactgatgggagacagacgacctgggactcatggttgagctgtatgcagcatctctttattcatgcaggatgcagaacaatctaagccaagttaagctaaactaaaactaaactaaaacagacaatgttgtctttatatatacttcccaagtagggtgtgaacaggatgtgacatagagagggtggagagaaaagtgactggtgaaaatcagggtgtgacaaggagagggggcggagcaggtgagaattctaccactgaaccaccaatgccctggagggaaggtggtgctttatgtaaatgtaaaagtgatttatgtaaatagaccgcagctttgaatgggatcaaactaatctcatatagacatactggtgtttaagccggggggagctggcatactatccaacacctactagctatctacaaaatggagccactcctccaactcttcatctgcactattccagcctttaggtcaacaattggtaaacaatttgtttggctttgtatgttacctcttttttcagccaccaggttcccgattctaccatgatgttaaccagaatactctggacagacaaccccaccaatgtgtcctggagctttgcttccccagagccctgcaccactagggaaagagagaggcagactgggagtatggatccacctgtcaacacccatgttcatcagggaagcaaatacagaagccagaccttccaccttctgtatcttcCCAgcggcttaaagaataggaaagctacccccccccaaaaaaaataaagaaataaagaataggaaatctatcaggggaggggaaggaatacagaggtctggtgtaggaattgtgtgaagttatgcccctcttatcctatggtttagtcaatgtttcctttttataaataaaaaattaaaaaacagcaataacaactgtaacaaggggaaaaaatggggaaaatggccactaggagcagttgattcatagtgcaggccctcagccccagtgataatcctggaggcaaaagaaaaaagtggtagggtgaggggcagggcagtgTCTCAGGAGTTGAGAAGGCATTTTTCATGGGAGAGGCTCTGGCTTCCTTCCTCAGGACCATGTGAGTGCAGCAAAGGCAGAGATGGTGGAGCCGTGCCCCcctcatactctctctctctgtctctgtctctgtctctctctgtctctgcatttgCACGTAAATCTGCTGAAAAGAATGTGTGAGGGTAGGAGAgaaaacagacttttatgcctgagattccacAGTCCGTAGTTCAATCCCTTGTATCACCATAACCTAGACTTGAGCTGAGCTTTGGTTCCAagaacacccagccaaaaagatctgtgtacacagatgctcatagcagcacaattggtaacagcccaaacctggaagcaacccaggcacccaccaatagatgagtggctgaggaagttgtggtctatatacagcatggaatactacacagctattaaaaatggtgcattcaccttcttcatttctccttggatggagattgaaggaattatgtaaattgagatcatccagaaagagaaggatgaatatggtttgatcccactcatacAAAGAAGTTGAGAACtgagatcagaaggggaaacacaaagcagaacatggactgggtttggtgtattgcaccgaagtaaaggtctctggggcagggagctttcaggtcctggtgcctgatgttGGAGGAGGACACACTAGACTGAGGGTGAGAGTTATtttgaaactgagaaattttcacATGTACCAACACTATATATACTGTGAACTATTAATTCCCcagtgagaaaagaaaataaagagtaaCAAACAcaacacacaaataaaaataaataaaggtggggAGACACTGGTTTCCCTCTGGTGCATGAGGTTAAGCAGCCAGTATGTGGACACAGGCACCCACCAGAACAGCTCCATGTCGTTTTCtctgggttggcttcacgggcgggtaacagatgaccagaaacacatggctgagctgagaacgcagtttaatctttattcacgagctggcaaacaacctaatcaccaaacaatgtgctcctccatctttctcctccagcagcaggggcaggaactcaggaactcagggggcagggagaagggagaagtgcaaaaaggcaaagactaaaccacaatctcccggaggtggggggagtgaaaacaaaccaatgtgaagcatactaacaattcccccttttcattttaactaattgaccagagtatcaggagtgtggggtgaacagaaacatgaggctgcagagagccaagcgttgtatacttatctgggggctgggtggggtagGTTCCAAGTTGGTGTGACAATATGCTTGGATAGTGCTGccagagagactctggaacacgtggctgagcaggaacaaaAGGTAATTTCATTTACTGACCAGACAGAAtgcatttatatatttgaaacagaagtggcaggtcagaaaaggaaatggctaggagagaggGTGGAAACAAAGAGTGTGAAGGTAGCTACTTCCATCTaaccactggggattaaaccaataccatgcaggcagggcaggtctcaggaaaaacaattattatgtaaatagaccacagcatcaatcaATGCatgggacctggcgtaatgaccaacactgTGGGACCTGAGCCTGTAATATATTGATGGCAGTCCAGGAACTCTCCCTGGTTTCTGAGCTCCTTAGCACATTCAGGCTTTTATGTAACCACACTGTACACTGGGAGCAAGGGAGGATGATTCatgtcacaagtggtggaacagtgctgcaggtgttcttctgtctcctcctgcTCTACCATCTTTAGGGGATGCATAAGGGAAGACTCCTTGGGAAGAATGTCAGATAACACTCTTCATCCTTATGAAATCCACCTCTGTGCACAAGATATCTTAGGGAAAGACAGCAGCCCTTAGTTGATGCAAAACTTGGCATATGCACTAGCTAAAGTCCATCACACCTGTGCCCTGAGCAGAACCTATGCAGGGTCACACACAGCCACCCAGGTGACAATGACTTAGCAGCAAGTGGCACTCCAACTGGCCCAGAAGATCCCTGAATGATGGGTGGGAAGTAACCTTCAGGGGTGGGCAGGCCCAACCTCATCACCTTCTGTTCTCCTGCAAATAAAGTCCAGGATGCAAGGCTAGTAAGGAGTTGAGAAGGGATGTAGCAGAATGTTAGCTGTGTGGACACCCTGAAATTCCCATAAGAGGCCTCATGAgcactgacaggctgacagggaTGGATAAACTGAGGGCCCGGATGTTGGGCACAACTGGGTGCACCCAGATTCCCCAGGCTGAGGGCGCCCAAGCACATGCCATGCAGAAGGTATTGACTCCAGCTGCCAAGCCATTAAACCAAACACTCTTCCTTCCCCTTGAAGCTTCTCTGTTAGGGAGGTAGGGCTGACTCTCTGGGTGTCTCTTGTAATGACAGTGGTGATGGGGAGAGACCTGCCAATCCAGGCTTTGTATTCCTGGCCTGTTTTGAGGTTGAGAGCTCTAACCCTGAACtattcccctcacctctccctgGCCTCTTCAGTTTCTCCAACAAGCCCACATAGCTGGTGCCCAAGCCTCTCCACTTAGACCAGGGAACTAGGCTAGACTTCCGGTGGGGCCATTGGGGAGTTGACTCAGACTCTGACAGCACCATCCCTCTTAGTCCCTTCCCATCTAATTCCTGTATCATTTATTCCctctttctagcagttgatggaGGCAGGGGTGTGATGCCCCTGCTACACACAGTCAGACACAGTGTTCCAGTCAGTTGCTTTATTGAGAAGAGTATGAAAGGAATGCAGCTCCTACATTCTAAGGAGATTAGGACTTGGTGCAGAAGAGTTGGACTGGAGGAATTTCCTGCTGCCTAAGAGCAAGTGGGGCAGAAATCAGACACACCTGCCCTGGTCTGCAGGCTCCTCACCAGAGCTAGAAGGGACTCTGAGCAGAAAAGGGGTGGTATTTCACACCAGGACAGGGGCTGTAGCATAAGATGATGTGCAAGAGAAAAAAACTCAGCAGGAGTTGTTGAAGGTTGAGTGTCCATGGGCTCTCAGCACTTTGGGGACACTCCACGGCAGTTCCTTTCACTATAGTATTGATATTTCTTATTGTAAGAACTTTTATGTACTACGAAGCAGTGGGCCAAAGCTTTATCACATTCACAAACTTGAGCTGGACAGTAGTCTTGAGGTGCTGAAATTGTAAGAGAAGGGACCCGAGATGGGGAAGTTGTTAATTTTATATGGCTTCTTTTGGGAACCCTGGGAGCATGACACACCTCTGACCTCTAGGAGCTTCTATGGTGGGGCAATTACCAGTTTCTCAATCTAGATTGTTCTGTTGCATGGAGACACACTCTGTGCCTTCAGACCTCTGGAACCCTGTTCCCTGAAGACAGTGGCAGCTAAGCCATGGGAGTCCTTCCTGAGAGCCTTGCCCTCTCCGTTAATACCAGGGAACTAGGTTAGACTTCCTGTGGGGCCATTGGGGAGGTGATTCAGTCTCTGACAGCACCACCCATCTTACTGCCTTCCTTCATATTTCTTGACTGACTTATCCCTCTTCATGTTCATGGGCAAAGTCTCTTCGTCTTGGGTCCAGGGGACATGTCATTACTGTGCAGATCATCACAGCCATACCATTCTCTTTGTGTGACTGATCTCTGATGCGTGTGTGAATTGAGGTTGCCAGTGAGCTCCCGATTGGAATGTACTGGAAAGCTCTGGCAATGCCTTGTATCTTTTCTCCAGGCAGAGATATGTCCTTGTGGCAGCATGTGTAACTATGAGCCCCGTACTGGGTGGTGCTGCCTCAGCTTGGGTACCACAATAAAGCTACTGCCAACATGGCAGgttgtaggactatgtgaaatcttggtagagcttagggaagctctcccatccttggaagGAGGTCTGTAAAGACACtcctcttgttagcctctctcgttatagagatgagccaagaggaaaagtctcccagactcagtttctccttgttagactctcaagctcacagaaatcctacaggcctctcccacttagtttctccctgctagcaggccacatggctaccAGGTTTAAGGTTCAcccaaagttcacatagtcactcaaagttcacacatccacttcaccttttgatcataaaggagaacacactctgtcATACACCTCAAACACCGGAAAGAGAAACGCCAACACttctatttccttattttttttgatatctatgatttacatcacgccttgtttatcttctctctatctcaccttactggtttatcccctatgcttctctcaaatgcctttgataaataacttgcctgcatcatggagaataattgtcttgacctttatgtatcgcatcaattcctgacataccagccccctaccataggggcaagctgactttcaagaaacctgtaatttctgacgtatttgaaaaatgttctttgtttaactttctatataaacccaagcatACCCTCAAATAAAACGAGTGTTTGTATCAGAAGACTCCCGGTGtctcctttctgtatctctatgcCCTTGAGCTAGTGAGGGAGAATCAGTGACgtacctcctggctggagccagCCCACATTAGCTCCAGCAGTAGAGCCCCAGAGGCTGGCTGATGTCTGGTCTCTGAGGACAGGcccaagaccctggcccccagtTCTGAggccccctttctgccttctttCTGTGAGAGACCTACCAGCCACCCCACCTCAGCTGGTGGCATGTCATGTTTCTTTCACTAAAGCTGCTTAAGACACACGGCCCTCTGAGAGGAGCCCTTGAGCCCAGTGTGGGGCTGGCTCTTGGGGCACCCTGAGCAGCCTTTCAGATTCCTTCCCATCACTCCTCCACTGTTCCGTTCCTCCTTCTCATTCCTCCCCGACGACCTTTCCTAGGTCTTCAGTGCAGACCTTTACACATCAGGAGCCTGAGCACTTTGAGCCTCACAGCCCCGTCCACACCCACCCCTTATGTTGCGAGTTCCCATCCCGTTGGGTGTTGCAGACTGTTCTCGAGCTTTCCCATGGGGTCAGTTCAGTCCTTCCCCTCATATCCCCTCTCCTGCACCCCTCCTCCTGggaattcctcagttttccattcCTCAATGTCACATGTTCCTCAGCCTCCCCTCCTCCATGCTGAGACAAGAGCTGCCTAGTTGGGGTGGTTGACCTTACAGGCATCAGGACTCCATGACTGCTCTCCTCACTGCTACCCTGCTAGAATTTGGTCCAACTTGAATTAATAAGTCTTTGGGTTGCTAAAAGCTTCCCCTTGCTCCCTTCCCTATGTGCTGACCATCTGCCCTGTGACTGTGGGGAGGTCCTCCAGTCTGAGCAGCTCACGGCTTCACCTGTAAAGGAGGAATGGTAGGCCCCTCCCTGGGCACAGTCTACACTCCTCCAACATCCCTGGGCTCTGCTATCCTTTGCAGCCTCCCCTCTGCCCAGTTCTTTGTGTACTTCTGTTTCCTTGCAGTTCCTGGATTACTGTCTCTCCTGCTGGTGAAGAAAGCATGTCCTGTCTGAAAACCACCTTCAaccgccctcccctcctctcctaggGAAGCTTCTGAGGGTGGATGTCCTGACACTCAGGAAGCACCTTTTCTGAGGCTGGGTGAgcatccctctttccttccttccccatgtTTACAACTTTCGTGTCATGTCTCAGGTTGAGGGCCTTAGTCCTTTCccacaaaatatttatttccatagTATTTCCCTTCAGTTTGAATGAGACAGATCCCAACTCctgttcagcactggcttatggtagttcagCGCCCAATATTGAGGCATGCAGTCTTTCtatcatcatgctgtctccccatcccacaCTGGAATTGTGGTGACTTCCTCTCAGCTAAGAGCATGTCTTTGGAgggtctcctttcttctcttttgatCCCTCTGTCTCAGTACAGTGTCCACCGCAATGGGCatcccatacacacacagaaaagaagATATAATTGGAGGTGTTGTACTTACAGCAATTGACATCTTTCCAGTGGTAGTCAATCTGGTAGAATATTTTCTTGGTCTTGCAGCCAACATTCTCTGCACGGTGATAGCAACAGTTATGCTCAGCACAGCACCTGTTGGCACAGCCCCTGTCAGGATTCCCATCAACCTTTGGTCACAGAGTCTTCCCCTTGGCTCTAGGAAGTGTCCCCTTGTCTGAGACATGACCTATACCAGAGTCTCCTTCGTACTCACAGCCTTTCTGCTGGGCCCTCCTGGGGTCAGTGCTGTGCTCAGTCCTTCAGGTTCCACATGAGCACAGGGCAGGGAGGACTGGGGGCCTTACCTGTCTGTGGCATCCACGGGTGTTCCTTTTTGTCTGAAACCACAGTTGCAGCCATAGTCACCAAAAGCAGAGGCAGCTTCCTTTCCAACTGCCTTCAAGATCATTCTGTCCAAATTCCACTTAGCCCCATCAGTCCCCAGCAGACCTGGCAGGAAATTGTTCCACTATGAGAATGATGGGGACTGATCCTGCTGTAGCTCCCTTAGTCTCTCTGCCACCCCCTCTCTCAGGGGACTCTTTCTGCAGGAGAAAGGCCTGTAGCCACTGCAGACAGGAAGACCCTGATGAAGGCTATTTTCTTTCTATAGGCTGCCCCATGCACCCCAGGGCAGGGTCTGCTCTTACCAAAGGCCGCAATCGCTGCCAACAGCAAGACCTTCATGCCAAGCCTTCTGGGGGGGAGAATCACATGCTGGTTAGCCTGACTCCTCTCCCAGGTGGAGATGGCATCTGCTCTGTGTCCTGCTGTCCCTCAGGAGACTCCAGTGGACATCCAGGCAGGAGCCTGACCCTCAGACTGTGTGTGGGTGACCCCATCAGCTGACACAGAGGACACAAGAGGAGAGCCCATGGAGACCCCGTGGACCAACCCAACCCAGCACTTTTTCAAATTGGTCCTTTTCCAGATTTGGGGTGATCTACCACTTGACAGCTCTTGCTTGTCCCCACATTGCAATCATGTGTAAAAAATTATTCAcacaataaacaaatagaaaaatggtGGCCAGGCCTGGTGCACCTGCTCACATGCACACATCACAGTTCATAAGGACACAGTTTCACATCCCTGGTCCAAACATGCTggtgggaagcttcctgagtggggaagcagtaggctatgtgtctctctgtatctctccttctgtatatcctccttctctcttaatttctgtatccaataataagtacataaaaataattaaatagcatTAATTCTGATCCTTAACATTTTTCTCAAAAGCACACAGCTGCCTCCTTTCAATATCTTTGCAAGTCCtgatacatatacacatgcacaGAGTTGTCCTAAAGAGTTGAAGATGCTCTTGAAGTTCAGTTATCCTGAAAACACATTTGAGTTGAACAACCAGTGTAGAATTCAAAGCTTACCACATAGATGACCACTTCTAAATGCAGAACCACACACTTACAACCTTGTCTGCACAATcaggctccctctctctctatgtctctgtgtctctgtttctctctctctctctctctctcagttatcATAAGTCTAGGAGACATATGCACAAACAAAGGTGTCAACTCTGGGCACAAACCTTCAGAGAATGCTGAGCCGATGCCTCCAGTCTTTCCTTCTTTACTTGCAGTCCAAGTCCTTAAATAACTTCTCAGGGAGCTGAGACTTGCTGGATTTTGTGAAGGGGTGGAGTGTGGTCTGTGATGGACAGCCTTTGGCCTGCCAGTAGCTTTGGGTAATCCCTCCAGTGTCCCTAATCACCAATGGCCAGAGGTGAGGCAGGAAACCCTGTTTGCTGCTAATTGCTGCCAAAAAATGGTCCTGTTGTGTAATCTTTCTTTTGGCCTGGCTCCTGCCATAGCCATTCCCTGAAGCAGCTCTCAGAGTGACCACCCTACATCTCCTGGATGCTGCTCCCAGGAGAAGTGAAGCTCCTGTGCTGCTGCGAGCGATGGGCTGCTCTGCACAGTGTTGGGGCCATGGACTGAGGGAGGCCAGGAGGCCCTATGTTGGGACATGTGGTATCTGGGAAGTGAGGGGGAATTTCATGTTgtgattctcctcctcctctccttcccctgagAGTGTCTGGCCCTGGGCAAAGGCAGAGCTGACCTCCCTGGCCTCCTCTGTGCACAGGCCTGCCTCCTCCTCATCCCAGGCCTCACCTCCTTGGAAACACAGCTGAGGAACTGTCCTCTGATCTACGTCTCTTTCTCCTGCAGCCACAGGGACTGTCTGACTTTGGTCAATCACAGCAATgatctttaaaaagtgaaaaaccaacacctagaattgccaaaaccatcctaaggaaaagaaacagaaatggaggcatcacactcccagaccttaaactatattataaagccatcatcatcaaaacagcatggtactggaacaaaaatagacacacagaccagtggaacagaactgaaagcccagaagtaaatcccaacacctatgggcatctaatctttgataagggggcccaaaggattaaatggaagaaggaggctctcttcaataaatggtgctgggaaaactgggttgaaacatgcagaagaatgaaattgaaccactttatctcaccagaaacaaaaatcaattccaaatggatcaaagacctagatgtcagaccagaaacaatcaaatacttagaggaaaacattggtaaaacactttcccatctacacctcaaggatatctttgatgaatcaaacccaattgcaaggaagaccaaagcagaaacaaaccaatgggactacatcaaattgaaaagcttctgcacatccaaagaaactattaaacaaacagagagacccctcacagaatgggagaagatcttcacatgccagacatcagacaagaaactaatcaccaaaatatataaagagctcagcaaactcagccgcaaaaaagcaaatgaccccatccaaaaatgggcagaggaaatgaacaaaacattcaccacagaggagatccaaaaggctaacaaacatatgaaaaactgctctaggtcactgattgtcagagaaatgcaaattaagacaacactaagataccacctcactcctgtaagaatggcatacatcaaaaaggacagcagcaacaaatgctggagaggatgtggggacagaggaactcttttacattgctggtgggaatgtaaattggtacagcctctgtggagagcagtctggaaaactctcagaaggctagacatggaccttccatatgacccaataattcctctcctggggttataccccaaggactccataacacccaaccaaaaagaggtgtgtactcctatgttcatagcagcacaattcataatagctaaaacctggaagcaacccaggtgcccaacaacagatgaatggctgagaaagctgtggtatatatacacaatggaatactatgcagctatcaagaacaatgaactcaccttctctgacccagcttggacagagctagaaggaattatgttaagtggactaagtcagaaagttaaagatgagtatgggatgatcccactcatcaacagaagctgacttagaagatctgaaagggaaactaaaagcaggacctgatcaaattgtaagtagggcaccaaagtaaaaacccagtggtgagg harbors:
- the LOC132541160 gene encoding phospholipase A2, membrane associated-like; amino-acid sequence: MKVLLLAAIAAFGLLGTDGAKWNLDRMILKAVGKEAASAFGDYGCNCGFRQKGTPVDATDRCCAEHNCCYHRAENVGCKTKKIFYQIDYHWKDVNCSPQDYCPAQVCECDKALAHCFVVHKSSYNKKYQYYSERNCRGVSPKC